From the Ilumatobacteraceae bacterium genome, the window CCCGGAGCGCAGACCGGCCCGAATCCGAGCGCGCATCTCGTCATCGAGCTCGACGCCCTCGCCGAGCACCACGAACAACACGAGGTTCCCGGGGTCGTCGGCATCCGACGACTCGAGATGCACCACCAAGCTGTCGGCGACGCCGTCGAGCGACTCGGCAACGCGGTAGATCTCGGCGGTGCCGACCCGCACGCCACCGCGGTTGAGGGTGGCATCCGAGCGGCCGGAGATCACGCAGCTACCGCGGTCGGAGACGACGACCCAGTCGCCGTGTCGCCAGACACCCGGGTAGTCCTCGAAGTACGCCGCCCGATAGCGCGACCCGTCGGCGTCTCCCCAGAAGCCGATCGGCATCGTGGGCATCGGTTGGGTCAGCACCAACTCGCCCTGCTCCCCCACCACCGACTCGCCCGACTCGTCGAACGCCTCGACCGCGGCCCCGAGGTAGCGCGCCGGGATCTCGCCCTCCCACACGGGCGTCAGCGGACTCCCACCGACGAATGCCGAGCAGACATCGGTACCACCCGAGATCGGCGACAACAGGGCGTCGGCCGACACCGACTCGTAGATCCAACGGAACGCATCGGCGGGCAGCGGGGCCCCGGTCGAACCGATCACACGCAGTGCGGTCAGATCGAAGTCGTCACCGGGAACGATGCCCGCTCGCAGACACGCCGTGAAGAACGGCGCACCACCACCGAACCACGTGAGTCGCTCCTCGGCCGCGAGCCGCCAGAGTGTCTCGGGGCCGTCGGCGTTGGGGTCGCCGTCGTACAGCACGAGCTCGGCCCCGACCAGGAGACCCGACACCACGAAGTTCCACATCATCCAGCCGGTCGTCGTGAACCAGAAGAACCGGTCGTCGCGTCCCATGTCACCGTGGAGTCCGATCACCTTCAGGTGCTCGAGCAGGATCCCGCCGTGACCGTGCACGATCGGCTTCGGCAGGCCGGTGGTCCCCGACGAGTAGAGGACGTACAGGGGGTGTGACGCAGGGACGGCGGCGAACGAGAGCGGCGCCGACTCAGCGAGCAAGCGCTCCCACTCGATGACACCGTCGTCGGCGGTCGTCGCCTCGGGGTACGGCACGACCACCGTGGCGAGGAGTGACGGCAGCCCGGCGCGGATCGTGGCCAACTCGTCGACCCGGCTCACCGTGCGTCGCCCGTACTCGTAGCGGTCGACGGCCAACAACACCTTCGGTTCGACCTGGGCGAAACGATCGAGCACCGCCTGGACCCCGAACTCGGGAGCGCAGGACGTCCACGTGGCCCCGAGGCTCGCGGTCGCGAGGAACGCCACGATGGTCTCGGTCACGTTCGGCAGGTACGCCGCCACCCGGTCGCCCTCGCCGACGCCCAGCAGTTCGAGTCCACGTCGGGCGCGGCCGACCTGATCGGCGAGCTGACCCCAGGTGAGCTCGACCCGGTCGCGCGACTGCGAGCGGGCGACGATCGCCACCCGGTCGGGGTCGTCGTCGGCCCAGCGGAGGGCGTGCCGGGCGTAGTTGAGGCGAGCTCCTGGGAACCACGAGGCGCCGGGCATCACCCGCCGGTCGAGGACCGTCCGATAGGGCTCGGTCGCCTCGACGTCGAAGTACTCCCAGATCGCCGCCCAGCACTCCTCGAGACCGTCGCCGACCGACCAACTCCAGAGTTCGTCGTAGTCGGTGAACGCATGTCCCGATCGTTCCTCGCAGAACGTGAGGAACCGCCCGAGCCGTGTCGTCGTCCGAGCATCGGTGACCGGCGTCCAGAGCACGGGTGGTTGCGAGTCGAACCGGTTCGCCATGACGAGCACTGTAGGACGCGAGCCCCGGAGGCGACACGTCCCCGGATCCGGCGCCGTGGCTCGCAGCGTCGTAACGTGGGCGTATGGGTTCACTGATCGATTTCAAGAGCAATGGTGGAACAGCCTCGGGGTACCTGGCGCTGCCGGACGGCCGACGCGGTCCGGGCGTCATCGTGGTCCAGGAATGGTGGGGGCTCGACAGTGGGATCAAGGAGATGGCCGACCGCTTGGCCGCCGCCGGCTTCGTGGCCCTTGCGCCCGACCTCTACCACGGCGAACTCGCCGGTCACACCGAGATGGACAAGGCCGGCGAACTGATGCAATCGCTCCCGGCCGACCGGGCTGCCCGCGACATGAGCGGCGCCGTCGACTACCTCGCCGACCACGACGCCACGTCGAACGACGGGATCGGCGTGGTCGGGTTCTGCATGGGCGGCATGCTGTCGTTCCTGCTCGCCGCCCACCGTCCCGACCGGATCGCCGCCCTCGTGCCGTTCTACGGATTCCCCCAGGGCGACGACCAGCCGAACTACCGCGACATCGAGGCCTCGATCCAGGGCCACATGGCCGAGCACGACGACTTCTTCCCGCCCGATGCCGCCAAGGCGCTCGAAGCCGAGCTGCAGGCGATGGGCAAGGACGTCACACTCACCGTGCACCCCGGTTCCGGCCACGCCTTCATGGCACCGCACAACGCGCTCGGCACACAGGACCAGGAGCTCTACGACGAGATCTGGCCGCAGGTGGTCGAGTTCCTCCACACCCACCTCGATCAGAGCTGACGGTGGCCGACACATCGACCGACACGACATCCGACGGTCCGATCCACGGCTGCATCGAGCGCTGGCACCGGCACACCCGGGGCGAGCTCGACGGCGGGCTCGACGCCCTGCTCCACGAGGACTGCGTGTTCCTCTCCCCGATCGTGTTCACCCCTCAGCGCGGCCGCGACATCACGAAGATGTACCTGCGAGCCGCCGGCAGCACCCTCGCCGACGCCGACCCCGACGACGGCACCGCCTCGATCGAGTCCAGCCCGACGTTCCGGTACACCAGGGAGATCCTGCAGGGTCACCACGCAATGCTCGAATTCGAGACCGAGGTCGACGGCAAGTACGCGAACGGTGTCGACATCATCTCGTGCGACGACGACGGCATCATCGTCGAGTTCAAGGTCATGATGCGCCCGCTCCAGGCGATCAACGCCGTGCACGCGCAGATGAAGGCGATGCTCGAACAACTGGCCGGAGGCTGACATCGCCGCCGCCGACGACCTCGAAGCGGTCGTCACCCGGACCGCGAACGAGCACGAGTTCTCCGGGGTCGTCCGAGTCGACCGCCCCGGTCTGCCCACGGTGTCCCTGGCGTTCGGCCTCGCCGACCGCCGCCATGACGTGGCGAACACGACGTCGACGCGATTCGGCGTCGCCAGCGGAACGAAGTGGTGGACCGCGCTGGCCACACTCGGGCTCGTCGCCGACGGCGCGCTCGGCCTCGACACCACGGCTCGATCCCTCCTCGGTCGCGACCTGCCACTGATCGACGACGCCGTCACCGTCGAGCACCTGCTCGGCC encodes:
- a CDS encoding acetoacetate--CoA ligase, encoding MANRFDSQPPVLWTPVTDARTTTRLGRFLTFCEERSGHAFTDYDELWSWSVGDGLEECWAAIWEYFDVEATEPYRTVLDRRVMPGASWFPGARLNYARHALRWADDDPDRVAIVARSQSRDRVELTWGQLADQVGRARRGLELLGVGEGDRVAAYLPNVTETIVAFLATASLGATWTSCAPEFGVQAVLDRFAQVEPKVLLAVDRYEYGRRTVSRVDELATIRAGLPSLLATVVVPYPEATTADDGVIEWERLLAESAPLSFAAVPASHPLYVLYSSGTTGLPKPIVHGHGGILLEHLKVIGLHGDMGRDDRFFWFTTTGWMMWNFVVSGLLVGAELVLYDGDPNADGPETLWRLAAEERLTWFGGGAPFFTACLRAGIVPGDDFDLTALRVIGSTGAPLPADAFRWIYESVSADALLSPISGGTDVCSAFVGGSPLTPVWEGEIPARYLGAAVEAFDESGESVVGEQGELVLTQPMPTMPIGFWGDADGSRYRAAYFEDYPGVWRHGDWVVVSDRGSCVISGRSDATLNRGGVRVGTAEIYRVAESLDGVADSLVVHLESSDADDPGNLVLFVVLGEGVELDDEMRARIRAGLRSGLSPRHVPDEMHQVRSIPTTLSGKKLELPVKKILLGADPARVASRDALKEPAALDAIVAIAAAR
- a CDS encoding dienelactone hydrolase family protein, which gives rise to MGSLIDFKSNGGTASGYLALPDGRRGPGVIVVQEWWGLDSGIKEMADRLAAAGFVALAPDLYHGELAGHTEMDKAGELMQSLPADRAARDMSGAVDYLADHDATSNDGIGVVGFCMGGMLSFLLAAHRPDRIAALVPFYGFPQGDDQPNYRDIEASIQGHMAEHDDFFPPDAAKALEAELQAMGKDVTLTVHPGSGHAFMAPHNALGTQDQELYDEIWPQVVEFLHTHLDQS
- a CDS encoding nuclear transport factor 2 family protein, with translation MADTSTDTTSDGPIHGCIERWHRHTRGELDGGLDALLHEDCVFLSPIVFTPQRGRDITKMYLRAAGSTLADADPDDGTASIESSPTFRYTREILQGHHAMLEFETEVDGKYANGVDIISCDDDGIIVEFKVMMRPLQAINAVHAQMKAMLEQLAGG